The DNA region GGCGACATCGGTGGCCAGATCCACGACCCACTGCTTCAGGTCGTCGGCCCATCGGACGACCGCCGAGGTGACCTTGGCCAAGGCATGCCGCAGGGCGTGGCCGATGGAGCGGAAGAAGCTGCCGAGGGAACCGGCCACCACCGTCGAGCCGTACGCGGTCGCGTCGCGGGAGGTCGAGGCCGTCAGCTTCTTGCCGCGTCGTTCGAGCTTGTAGGCCTTGATCGCTCCGGCTGCCGGCGGGGCTCCGTTGCCGGCCGTGACCGCGGCACCTAGCCCGGTGACCAGCGAACCCGCGGTGCTCGGATCCAGCCCGGGAAGCAGCTTGCTGCCGTCGGAGTTGGTCGCACCGGTCAGCGTGGTGGCGTCCATGGTGCCGAGATCGTTCAAGGCCGCGCTGCCGGCCAGGAAGTTGCGTACGTCGTAGTCGCCGATCACGTTCAGCACCGACCCACTGGGCTGACCGTTGCCGTCCAGCGCCTGCGCGGTCAAGGCGGCGGTGTCCATCTCCTCGGCCGGCACGCTGACGATGATCTGGCCGCTCAGGTCACCGGTCAGGGTGACCGGGGTCCCCGGCATCGCGATGGTGCTGCCGATGTCTTGCCACAGCCCGACCGGACGGTCGGTGGTGAGCTGGGCCTGCCCGTACTGGACTGCCATCCCGTTGCTGTCCTGGACGTTGATGGTCACCCGATAGGCGGTGATCGCCGAGGCGACGACGTCGTTCTGCCGCACCTGGGTCTGGGTCCAGCCGCCGGCGTCGAGGCTCAGCACACTGAGGGTCTCGTCGGCGCCGACGCCGAACAGGGTGGCCTGGGTGGGGTCGGTCGGCACTCCGTAGACCGCGATCAGCCCGGGCTTGGCGCTGCCGGGGATGCCGTTGGCGATCGGCAGTGGGTCGGCGAAGGCCCCGGGCGCGGTCTGCTGGATGGTCTGCAGGACGCCGTTGCTGTCGAGCAGGTTCACGGTGTACTGGTCGTTCTGCAGCCAGACCGCCACGGTGCTGGCCCCGGCCTCAGGCGCGTCGGCGACCCGGGTGAAGTTGCCCTGCTCGTCGCAGAAGAACGCTCCCTCGCCGACGGTCGGGACGTTGCCCTGGAAGGCGTAGCCCGGCAGACCGGTGGTGCTGGTCGGTGTCGTCCACGCCCACATCAGCTCGGTGACCCCGGCCGCGCCCGCGGTGGTCATCGGCACCGCCGGAAAGGTCTCGCCCTGCTGCTGGTAGACCGACAGCGTCCCGTCGGCCTGCAGCACCAGGGCATAGCCGACTGTGTCGCTGGCATTTGTGTCGTACAGGATCAGGTAGTCCTGCACCGGTGAGCTCGTCGTGTCGAGGTCGGCCAGGTCCTGCGCCACGATCGGCTCGGACGGGTCACCGGTGGTGATCCAGGCGACCAGGCTGGTGGTGGTTCCGGCGACGGCGGTGCTGTAGAAGTACGGCACGCCTTCGCGGGAGACGCCGCCCTTCATCGGCCCGGGACTCGGCGGGTACGTGTCGTCGTCGAGGGGCGCGATGAAGCCCTCGTCCCAGCTGGTCGCGTCGTCCAGCCAGGTCAACCAGTACGGGGATTCGGACCAGTTGTCCTCCGGGTCGGGATCACCCCACAGCAGTGCGTACACGTTGGCGCCGTCCGCGGCGACCGCCACGGAGGTGACCGAGGTCAGAGTCTGCTGCAGGTCGAAGTCGGCATAGGCCCAACCGGTGGCCTGGGTCGGGTCCCGGTGCAGGTGGTGCAGGCTGCCGCCGGACAGCACCAGCGCTTCGACCGTCTTGCTGAAGGGGTTGAAGAACGGCAGCACCTCGTCGTCGACCCCGATCAGCACGTCATCGGTGGCGAACACGTCGTCGGACAGCTCGCTCGTCGCGGTGATCGCGTACGGGCCCGGCTGAGTAGGCGGGGTGTCGGCAGCGGCACGTTTGGGTTTGGCGGTGGGTTTGGCGGCATACGCCGTCCAGGAGGTCAACGGCGAGGTATCGAGGTAGGTGCCGACCCCCAGACCGAGCAGCCCGGCCAGCAGGGCCCGCCGCCCAAAGGCTCCGGGGCGCCGAAACGCAGATTCTGCTGCGGCAGCAGGGTCTTCGGCGGGTACGAGTTCTGCGCTCATCGCTGCGGTCCTTTCGAGAGTTGGGGTCCTTTCGAGAGACTGAGGGTGGCCCGACCGATCAGGTGACCGGCGCGAGCGACGACGGAATAGGTGCCCACCTCGGGCGCGGTCACCGTGGTGGCACGAGGGGAGGTGTGGGAGGCGGTCCCGCCCCGGACCACCACGGCCACGCCGGCGGGGGCCGGACCGAGATCTGTGCCGAACGCGTCGACCGTCCGGATGGTGTATCGGACACTGCGGCCGGGCCGGCTGGTCGCGGTGGGTGGGTCGAGCTCGAGGCGAACGCCTGGGCCGCGGCGGACGAACACCACCGACCCGTAGCCGCCACCGCCCAGACCCGTGGCGACGACACCGGGCAGCGAGACGCGCTGCGGAGTGAGCACGCTGGTGGCCTCCGGCTTCTGACCACCGGTGCCGATCGCGCCGAACGACCCGTCGCCCCACGCGTACACCTCGTGCTTGTCGGTCAGCGCGAGTCCGTGGCGGTGACCTGCGCGGATCTGTGTCACCTGGCCTCGTACGCCCGACAGCTTCACCACCACCGGGCTCAGCTGGTGCGCGCTGTCGCCAGTGGCGAGCTGGCCTAGATCGTTGGCGCCCCAACCCAGGATCACTCCGCGACGGGTCAGGGCAAGCGTGTGGTCCTCGCCGGCGACGATCGTGCGGACCTGCCCCCAACGGGCCGGGAGCGCCATCTTCTTGCCGAGCGGCAGACCGGCGACGTCGACACCGAACATCAGCACGTCACCGTCCGAGGTCAGCACCACGAGGTGCCGCAGCCCTGCGTCGACCGCCGATACCGGTTCGCTCACCTGGCGGGCGTGGATCGGCTTCAGCACGTCGCGCCCAACAGGTACCGAGCCCTTCTGGGCGAGCTGGCCCTGGCCGTTGCGACCCCAGGTCAGCAGTCGGCCACCTGGGGTGATCGCGGCGGAGATCCCGTCGCCGGCGGCCACCTTCCTCACGGTCTCGGCCCGCACCACCTTCGGCGATAGTCGGTCGTCCCGGTCGCCGGTGCCGAGCTGACCACGGTGGTTGCGACCCCAGGTGATCAGGTGCCCACGGGTTGTGACGACCACGACGTGGTCGGTGCCGGCGGCGATGGCGGCAGCCCGATGACCCTCCGGCAGCCTCACCTGTTGAGGGGTACGTCGTGGGCGACGGCTGCCGTCACCCAGCTGGCCATGCTCGTTGCTGCCCCAGGTCAACACCCGACCCGACTCGGTCAGCGCAATAGTGAAGTTCGCCCCACCCTGCAGATCCACGATGCCGGCCGGCAAACGAGCCGGCCGAGGGGAGTAGACCCTGGCCGCGTGGTTGACACCGAGCTCTCCGGTGTTGTTGTAGCCCCAGACGTACGCGTACGTTGCCTGCTTCTCTTTCGACATCTCCGCTCCAGTCCTCGTCCCGCCAGATCCGACCGCCGAAGACTCCGCGCGGTCAGCTTCAGCCTGGAACAGCTGTCGAGAAAGGACCCTGGTCAGAATGACCAGGTTTGCTGGGGATCGCCTACCTTCGACTCGAGCCGTTGACCGAGCATGAGCGGGATATCGTGCGCCGCGTCGACGCCGGTGAAAGAAGAAGGATGGGAAGCGATGAGCACCACGACTCCATGGGAGCAGGTCAGAGAAGAATCCCTGGCAACCATGACTCACACCGAGCGCGCCGAGTACGACGCCGCGACCGTCGACGCTGAAGCCCGCTTGCAGCTTGCCGAGCTGGTGTACCACGCCCGCACTACGGCCGGGCTTTCCCAGACCGAGCTGGCTCGGCGGGCCGGTACCCGCCAAGCTGTCATCTCCGCGATCGAGAATGGGGCCCAGGCGCCCGGCGGTGTCATGCTCGCCCGCATCGCCCGCGCCCTCGGTGGGACCCTCGGCATCAACATCGCCGCCTGAGACAAGCTGGCCAGATCGAGACCACTGGCACCAGCTTGGTGTCCGGTCTCAGACAACCTGTCATTGACCAGAGGCCACGCTATCGGACGGATTGCTCGAGGCGCGGAGTCGCGATGTTGAGCTGGCGGGACGTGCGCAGGGCGTCATCCAAGACCGCGCGGGGTTCTGCCACGTTCGGGTCGGTGTGTGCCGCGAGGCTTGCCCGTGCGATGGGAAGCACAAGGGTGGCCAACGCGAACGCAGTGCCGGTCAAGCGAGGTAGCCGATAGGGGAGCATCGCCTCGGGGTGCCGACGCAGATCGACGCCCCGTTCCTTGAGGACCGGTAGCAACTCGCGGCTTGTCAGGAATGCCTCTCGGAGCGCCCGGCGATCTCCGATCATGTTTGCCAGCCCTCCGCTCTTCAGCGCCTGAGAGAACATGCCGGCGTCCGAAGCGAAGTGCAGCCACAGCCAGCCGCGCATGTCGGCCTCCTCCTTGATGCGCAGACCTGCTTGCTGGAAAGCCGCTCGCACCGTCAGCTCCCGTCGACTGGGTGACGCCCCTGTGGTGCCGAGGATGACCGATCGGAGTAGGCCACCGTGGAGGACGCCATCGTCTGTGAAGCCTCCGCCGGCCTGCGGGAAACCGAATATCACCTGGTTGGCAGGGATCGGGGCGACCGCGGCGAGGGGTTCGTCCCAGACGTTGCCGAAAACCAGCACGGTGGCCGCGCCGACTCGCGGGGCCAGGTAGGCCGCTGCCTCCCTCAGCTGATGATGCCCAACGCTGAGCACGACCAGGTCGAACTCGTTTTCCAGCTCGACGGACTCTCGCAGGCGCGTCTTGAACGTGCTGGCAGTTCGTTGGCCTCGTAGGGCGCGACGCGTGTCGATAAGGTCTGTCTGCACGCTCTCGCCGTACTCGGCGGCGCGGCCCGGGCGGACCAAGAACTCGACATCGTGCCCAGCTTCCTGGAAGGCCTGGCCATAGATCGTCGCAATGACGCCGCGACCGAACATGAGAATCCGCACTGTCGCACCCATCCGACAGTCTGGAGACTATCTCCACTTACTGACGATATGGAGATAGTCTCCGATTGTCAAGAGGGGTGCTGATGACCGAGGAGAAGGCATTGCGAGCCGATGCTCGCCGCAATCGGGACGCGATCATCGCGGCTGCTCGTGCGGTGTTCGAGCACGATGAGCAGCTGCGATTTGACGACTTCGCGGCGCGGGCTGGGGTAGGGGTGGGGACTCTCTACCGGCATTTCCCCACCAGGGAGGCGTTGGCGGCGGCGGTCTACCAGGGCGAGGTGGCCGCCCTCTGCGGGCAAGCCCTCGACTCGACGCGACCACCTGGCGAAAGCCTCAACGCGTTCCTACGGGGGTTCGTGGACTACATGGTCGAGCACGCAGCGCTCGCGCGCACCCTGGCCGCCGTTGTTGACCCCGCGACCCAAGCCGAGGGCGGCAGTGAGCTCGAGCGTACGGTCGCCGACTTGATGACCCGCGCGGCCGCTGACGGCGCCATCCGTGACGACGTCGCCCCAGGTGCTGTGATGATCGCGCTACACGGCATCGGATCTGCCACCGACCGTCCCGGGTGGGCGTCGGAATCACGCGCAGTCGCGGACCTGATCATTCGAGGTCTGGAGAGACGCTGACGGGGGAGAGCGGGCTCGGCCTGCGCGTCCAGGAACACCGATCCAAGCGCGACTCGTGTGCTTCTGGCATCGTCAGCTTGACGACCGGCCTACGACATACTTCAGGAGTGTTGCTTCAGGCCGTGCAGGTGTTGCATCGCAGCGGGCACTGGTGTTCAGGCGTGCGCTCTGGCTCTGACGCCGTGACCTACGACGTGCAGCTGCTGCAGCAGTGGCGGGTCCGGGTCGCCCTGACCATGATCGCTGCTATCTGCTGGTTGACGAAGGCGTCCAACTCACTCGACCCGTCTCGTTCACGGGTGCGCTCGCTGGCGGCTGGTATATCGACCTCGTCCGCGTCGAGGCGTTGTCCAACGACGAAACTCACGGCCCACGACCA from Microlunatus phosphovorus NM-1 includes:
- a CDS encoding helix-turn-helix domain-containing protein, translating into MSTTTPWEQVREESLATMTHTERAEYDAATVDAEARLQLAELVYHARTTAGLSQTELARRAGTRQAVISAIENGAQAPGGVMLARIARALGGTLGINIAA
- a CDS encoding RCC1 domain-containing protein, encoding MSKEKQATYAYVWGYNNTGELGVNHAARVYSPRPARLPAGIVDLQGGANFTIALTESGRVLTWGSNEHGQLGDGSRRPRRTPQQVRLPEGHRAAAIAAGTDHVVVVTTRGHLITWGRNHRGQLGTGDRDDRLSPKVVRAETVRKVAAGDGISAAITPGGRLLTWGRNGQGQLAQKGSVPVGRDVLKPIHARQVSEPVSAVDAGLRHLVVLTSDGDVLMFGVDVAGLPLGKKMALPARWGQVRTIVAGEDHTLALTRRGVILGWGANDLGQLATGDSAHQLSPVVVKLSGVRGQVTQIRAGHRHGLALTDKHEVYAWGDGSFGAIGTGGQKPEATSVLTPQRVSLPGVVATGLGGGGYGSVVFVRRGPGVRLELDPPTATSRPGRSVRYTIRTVDAFGTDLGPAPAGVAVVVRGGTASHTSPRATTVTAPEVGTYSVVARAGHLIGRATLSLSKGPQLSKGPQR
- a CDS encoding ketopantoate reductase family protein; the protein is MGATVRILMFGRGVIATIYGQAFQEAGHDVEFLVRPGRAAEYGESVQTDLIDTRRALRGQRTASTFKTRLRESVELENEFDLVVLSVGHHQLREAAAYLAPRVGAATVLVFGNVWDEPLAAVAPIPANQVIFGFPQAGGGFTDDGVLHGGLLRSVILGTTGASPSRRELTVRAAFQQAGLRIKEEADMRGWLWLHFASDAGMFSQALKSGGLANMIGDRRALREAFLTSRELLPVLKERGVDLRRHPEAMLPYRLPRLTGTAFALATLVLPIARASLAAHTDPNVAEPRAVLDDALRTSRQLNIATPRLEQSVR
- a CDS encoding TetR/AcrR family transcriptional regulator, whose protein sequence is MTEEKALRADARRNRDAIIAAARAVFEHDEQLRFDDFAARAGVGVGTLYRHFPTREALAAAVYQGEVAALCGQALDSTRPPGESLNAFLRGFVDYMVEHAALARTLAAVVDPATQAEGGSELERTVADLMTRAAADGAIRDDVAPGAVMIALHGIGSATDRPGWASESRAVADLIIRGLERR